The Archangium primigenium genomic interval GCGCGGGCGAGTAGCGCACCTCGATGTAGCGCACGTTCTCCGCCGCGGCGTCCACCGCCAGCTCGTAGGCGGCGCGATAGAGCGACTCGGCCGTCTGCAGCACCGAGAGCGTCACGTCGAAGGCGACCAGGTAGTCCTCGAGGCTCTCGCACACCTCGCCCATGTGGATGGCTCGCGCGAGCGACTCCTCGCTGTCCGCGGGCAGGCTCACCTTCTGCTGCTCGGCCAGCTCGAGGATCGTCTTGAGCCGCATGGAGCCATCCAGGTGGCAGTGCAGGTCGGTCTTGGGCAGGGCGAGCAGCAGCTCCTCGGTGACGGGAATCGTGGGCGGCGGGGACCAGTCGGTCCGGCGCGCGGAGGAGGGAATGCCAGTCGAGCTGGGAAGCTCGTCGTCACGAATCGAAGCCATGTCGGGTACCGTCCTTTTCGTCATCCTAAGGGCCTGAAATAGGGCCCTCAACCTCGATGACGGGCCGCTGGCGGCCGCCTGCCCTCCCGTCGGACAAGAGCGGTGGGTAGCCGACCTTTTTGAGCCGAAAGCGCCACGGCTCATCCCCCGAGCAAGCAGGCCTCACCCTTGTGACTCGACAGCCATGACGCGGCGTGCGACACGCGGAGCTGTATGCATTCAGCAGACGCGACGACGTCGACGACTCCGGGATTGTGGCGGCTGACCTGGCCCATCTTCCTCGAGTTCATGCTGTTCATGCTGATGGGCACGGCGGACACGTTCATGCTCAGCGGCGTGTCCGACCAGGCGGCGGCCGCGGTGGGCGTGGCCGCGCACTATGTCTTCCTCAGCGTCACGCTGATGGAGGTCATCAGCAACGGCGCGGCCATCGTCGTGGCGCAGTACATCGGGGCCCGGCGCCAGGCGGAAGCGGCGCACATCTCGGCGGTGGCCATCACCCTGAACCTCCTGTTCGGCCTGGGCGTCAGCGCGGCCCTGTTCCTCGGGGGCGAGACGCTCATGCTGAAGATGAACCTCACAGGCGAGCTGCTGGTGCACGCGCGCACCTACGTGGGCATCGTCGGAGGCTTCATCTTCCTGCAGGCGCTCATCAACATCTTCGCCAGCCTGCTGCGCACGTACGGCTTCACCAAGGAGTCCATGTACGTCTCCCTGGGGATGAACCTGCTGCACGTGGTGTGCAACTACGGCCTCATCTTCGGCCACTTCGGCATGCCGCGCCTGGGCGTGGCCGGGGCCGCGTGGAGCACGGTGTTCAGCCGCGCGGTGGCGCTCGGGGTGTTCGTGTGGATGCTCTACCGGGTGATGGAGGTGCGCATGAAGCCGCGCGACTACGTGACGCTCCCCGGGGACTACGTGCGGAAGATCTTCGGCGTGGGCGTGCCGGCCGCCGTCGAGCAGACCATGTACCACTGCTGCCAGACGGTGTTCATGTACTACGTCACCTTCCTGGGCCCCGTGGCGCTGGCCTCGCGCGAGTACGCGATGAACATCTCGCGCTACATCTTCCTGTTCAGCCTCTCGCTCGGCATCGGCACGTCCATCCTCGTGGGGCGGCTGGTGGGCGCGGGCCGTCCGGACACCGCCTACCAGCAGGCCCTGCGCAGCCTGAAGTGGGCCGTGTCCGCCACCGTGGCGGTGAGCCTCACCGTCATCCTGCTGCGCGAGCACCTGCTGGGCGCCTTCAC includes:
- a CDS encoding MATE family efflux transporter gives rise to the protein MHSADATTSTTPGLWRLTWPIFLEFMLFMLMGTADTFMLSGVSDQAAAAVGVAAHYVFLSVTLMEVISNGAAIVVAQYIGARRQAEAAHISAVAITLNLLFGLGVSAALFLGGETLMLKMNLTGELLVHARTYVGIVGGFIFLQALINIFASLLRTYGFTKESMYVSLGMNLLHVVCNYGLIFGHFGMPRLGVAGAAWSTVFSRAVALGVFVWMLYRVMEVRMKPRDYVTLPGDYVRKIFGVGVPAAVEQTMYHCCQTVFMYYVTFLGPVALASREYAMNISRYIFLFSLSLGIGTSILVGRLVGAGRPDTAYQQALRSLKWAVSATVAVSLTVILLREHLLGAFTTDAEVIRLGATVLVLSLLLETGRSFNLVLVNALRATGDAVFTVYAGFGSMVCMSVPLGYVLVFHTGLGLPGVWLAIAADEWTRALVMWLRWRSRAWEKKSLVTPAAEPVPAAALGT